The Neovison vison isolate M4711 chromosome 10, ASM_NN_V1, whole genome shotgun sequence genome has a segment encoding these proteins:
- the LOC122917993 gene encoding uncharacterized protein LOC122917993, translating to MEGRYYRCWTVIVKNTRGKTGPVPGRQRVQIHSPRGEPYGRFVNAGVRRCVVLRFAPVMDRLQQASPLGFGIESLSVLRSRSSYAAELSQLQRARGVKPRVGRGPGRRGRDRTVLAAEAEDLAFTTVAALLSVGSRRQIRDDCGFGSAAICIQPKFLQVCYQVTVYTAVQQKFASNDLEGSWTVSRVSHEQMEICVQTAREFILKALEKSCLLPVSEQVSLEVHTLGLT from the exons ATGGAGGGTCGTTATTATCGCTGCTGGACGGTGATAGTCAAGAACACACGTGGGAAGACAGGTCCAGTGCCTGGGAGGCAACGTGTTCAAATCCATAGTCCTCGCGGTGAACCCTATGGAAGGTTTGTAAATGCAG GTGTCAGACGCTGTGTCGTGTTGCGTTTTGCCCCTGTGATGGATCGTTTGCAGCAAGCCTCGCCGTTGGGTTTTGGCATAGAGAGCTTGAGTGTCCTGCGGTCACGGAGCAGCTACGCCGCGGAGCTCAGCCAGCTCCAGAGAGCCCGCGGGGTCAAACCCCGGGTGGGGCGAGGGCCTGGCAGACGGGGCAGAGACAGAACAGTCCTGGCGGCAGAGGCGGAAG ATCTGGCTTTCACAACCGTGGCTGCCTTGCTGTCAGTGGGAAGCCGTAGGCAGATCCGAGATGACTGTGGGTTTGGAAGTGCAGCGATATGCATCCAGCCCAAATTTCTACAAGTCTGTTACCAAGTGACAGTGTATACTGCCGTGCAACAAAAGTTTGCTTCAAATGACCTTGAAGGAAGTTGGACCGTCTCCCGTGTCAGCCATGAACAGATGGAAATATGTGTGCAGACGGCAagagaatttattttgaaagctCTTGAAAAATCATGTCTCCTACCGGTGTCAGAACAAGTATCGTTGGAAGTACACACTCTCGGGCTGACATAA